From Candidatus Aegiribacteria sp., the proteins below share one genomic window:
- a CDS encoding nucleotidyltransferase family protein, which produces MIFYEEILREFQTNNVKYVLVGGLAVNLLGSMRSTADMDILVEMSNENLKKIIDILTVLGYEVKQPVDPMKLADEKTRNEWITNKHMKAFNFYKDNELKEVDIIIESPVSFEEAKRNALSFQIDDVQLSVISLDDLIKMKKNTGRAIDRQDINELKKIRKLRSKL; this is translated from the coding sequence ATGATCTTCTATGAAGAAATACTGAGAGAATTTCAGACCAATAATGTTAAGTATGTTCTTGTAGGCGGTCTTGCAGTCAATCTTCTTGGTTCGATGCGTAGCACGGCTGATATGGACATTCTTGTCGAAATGAGTAACGAAAACCTTAAGAAAATTATTGATATTCTGACAGTTCTCGGTTATGAAGTTAAGCAGCCTGTTGATCCTATGAAACTCGCCGATGAGAAAACGCGTAATGAATGGATTACAAATAAACACATGAAAGCTTTTAACTTCTACAAGGATAATGAATTGAAAGAAGTGGATATCATTATTGAATCTCCCGTTAGTTTTGAGGAAGCTAAAAGAAACGCTTTATCATTTCAAATTGATGATGTACAATTATCTGTAATCTCGCTGGATGATCTGATAAAAATGAAGAAGAACACAGGTAGAGCAATTGACAGACAAGATATCAATGAGTTGAAAAAGATAAGAAAACTAAGGTCAAAATTATGA
- a CDS encoding dTDP-4-dehydrorhamnose 3,5-epimerase family protein, which yields MKKEECRIKGVYLFELSTLQDERGSFCEVFRKEWIPDIFDSQTQINYSRSESGVLRGLHYHRNQTDLWIPVQGRITAGLADIRKESPTFGDSLSIEFDGGRPRGLLIPPGVAHGYAAHTDMTLIYVVNRYFDNTDEYGIAWNDPGFAIEWGLEKPFLSERDTNNSPFVME from the coding sequence TTGAAGAAAGAAGAATGCAGGATAAAAGGTGTATATCTCTTTGAATTGAGCACTCTGCAGGATGAGCGTGGAAGTTTCTGTGAGGTTTTCAGGAAAGAATGGATTCCGGATATTTTCGACTCGCAGACACAGATAAACTATTCGCGTTCCGAATCAGGTGTTCTGAGGGGATTGCATTATCACCGAAATCAGACCGATTTATGGATTCCTGTTCAGGGCAGGATAACTGCAGGCCTGGCCGATATCAGGAAAGAATCTCCAACTTTTGGTGATTCACTCTCAATCGAATTTGATGGAGGCAGACCGAGAGGACTGCTTATACCGCCGGGAGTAGCGCATGGCTATGCCGCACATACCGATATGACCCTGATATATGTTGTTAACAGATATTTCGACAACACGGATGAGTATGGCATTGCGTGGAACGATCCTGGATTTGCCATCGAATGGGGTCTTGAAAAACCTTTCCTGTCCGAGAGGGATACGAATAACTCCCCGTTTGTCATGGAATAG
- a CDS encoding T9SS type A sorting domain-containing protein, whose product MDWNNDGRLDIIVGDRLGSVNYFRRLASGNIFLVGESPVKVAGRPIDMGHNSAPCVIDWNNDGLPDLVVGRVEAVPAGLYLYTNEGSPSDPVFPFTDSVMCAGEPIQVYYSYPDFADMNGDGLLDLVLGSSNGKIACYENVGASDSPLFESFEYLKADGEEINFYSSARPSVCDWNEDGYLDILVGNYTGQIFLFLGDGGTGIFGGGLSENSEVLLHVTGNPASGTLYTEVTLDDQTDIRLAIYDLQGRLLCTMNPGVLSSGAHSLEMDISAFPQGTVFLVCTAGDTQLIESVVILR is encoded by the coding sequence GTGGATTGGAATAATGACGGCAGGCTGGATATCATTGTCGGAGACAGATTAGGCAGTGTCAACTACTTCAGAAGACTTGCTTCAGGCAATATTTTTCTAGTTGGAGAATCCCCGGTCAAGGTTGCCGGCCGCCCGATTGATATGGGTCATAACTCCGCTCCATGTGTGATTGACTGGAATAATGACGGTTTGCCGGATCTTGTTGTCGGAAGAGTTGAAGCTGTTCCTGCAGGGCTCTATCTTTATACAAACGAAGGATCCCCCTCTGATCCAGTATTCCCTTTTACGGATTCAGTCATGTGCGCTGGTGAGCCCATTCAGGTTTATTATTCTTATCCTGATTTTGCAGATATGAACGGTGACGGGCTTCTCGATCTTGTTCTGGGTTCATCCAATGGCAAGATAGCCTGCTATGAGAATGTCGGGGCTTCTGATTCACCGCTGTTTGAGAGTTTTGAGTATTTAAAGGCTGATGGTGAAGAAATTAACTTCTATTCCTCTGCCAGGCCATCCGTATGTGACTGGAACGAAGACGGATACCTGGATATACTTGTCGGAAATTACACAGGGCAAATTTTCCTGTTCCTCGGAGATGGAGGGACAGGAATTTTCGGTGGAGGTTTGAGTGAGAATTCTGAGGTTCTTCTTCATGTTACTGGAAATCCGGCATCCGGAACCCTGTACACTGAGGTAACTCTGGATGATCAGACTGATATCAGATTAGCAATATACGACCTGCAGGGAAGACTTCTTTGCACCATGAATCCCGGAGTCCTGTCATCAGGTGCTCATTCACTTGAGATGGACATATCAGCTTTTCCTCAGGGGACAGTCTTCCTCGTATGTACTGCAGGAGATACACAACTGATCGAGTCTGTTGTAATCCTCCGCTGA
- a CDS encoding T9SS type A sorting domain-containing protein — translation MKTGLILLFLVSLTVFAATITVELPSDIINTCHLPVTPAGVIPQMQGAYPGTEAGFPSLPELPWTISVPAGERAISLTSSAVWENIADNIIIPPLPAPTPLIHDAEVTSAQVVDEVYSSDSFWPSEPAQLTGTGFRNGTPEAEILVIPLRWNPVTGELQKLVSLKIRLETAPLDERPFCSGAKDDDFRRMLIVTDSSLESIFQLLADRRTDQGILTEVITMNVIYSMSSGRDNAEKLRNFVKDYYTLNGLDFLLLGGDTNLVPFRFAYAMTCEAGYASREDSLPCDLYFSDLDGTWDANLNNIFGEIADEVDLHPDIFVGRATVENTTEAQTFVNNIAAYEDCYKDDFYQDVLFLAAVLWTNPYTNSGESKDYIDEQFLPDYLNITKLYQALGNENLSTTMAALNAGQNLVNHDGHAWYSSLGVGDDYMGYDDMDAINSDGRFSAVMYSIGCWSAAFDFDAIAEHFITNSGGGGVGFIGNSSYGWGSPGNPLYGYSDALDQLFFDYLYSNWSLTLGELLAYTKEYFIPYSQWENVYRWHQYDVNLLGDPSFRPYRTDPLEIEVLCPDIVTTNTSIFPVQITGADPEGLTVCIHDDGDYWNTAELDATGHVDFIFSDPVIGSVTLTVTGPGIRRTSLIIEQASGPDPVISQLLVDDTAGLGHLSPGCSADLDITLLNQGNEDLTDVVISITSISGPATLIQSTSSFGGIPAGSESTGSPLLALNVNSSSETGSVVTLNGQLVSSQGTWEISIPLLVYAPGLYFTTYSVDDDTGGNANGIPEPGETFQLDVNIANLGLLTASDVAVRMTEYPTWVSWPQDSAWVDSIPEDSTRTFSFICELSSGAPSPSFPWFYFDILSETTLYATVDTLRLTVGETGISDDVESGAAGWTHSGTNDMWNITDSESHSPSHSWHCGDAGGYVNNMDCGLLSPELILAPAASMEFWTTFDVAIYGSDGIYLIIHDLDSSTSDTLAFIGSGGALGPGGKGNGTGWVPYSYDLSMFDAGTNIQVEFRFKTDNDSDTGIGFFIDDITIEGAYTGYTGISGRSPIPVSPMGFPFPNPSHESVNVHLFSGNQQNWTLGLYNICGRLVLETKGTSPINASLNLNVSDLEPGIYFLRFSAESDTSRRLVILR, via the coding sequence ATGAAAACCGGATTAATATTATTGTTTCTTGTTTCACTCACTGTCTTCGCGGCCACTATCACCGTTGAGCTTCCTTCTGACATTATCAATACATGTCACCTGCCGGTAACACCGGCCGGAGTGATCCCGCAGATGCAGGGCGCCTATCCTGGAACTGAGGCGGGATTTCCATCCCTGCCTGAACTGCCATGGACCATTTCAGTTCCTGCCGGGGAAAGGGCGATATCATTAACATCAAGCGCGGTGTGGGAAAACATCGCTGACAACATCATCATCCCTCCTCTTCCAGCGCCGACACCTCTGATACATGATGCCGAAGTCACTTCTGCTCAGGTAGTTGATGAAGTCTATTCATCGGACAGTTTCTGGCCGTCAGAACCGGCACAGCTCACGGGTACCGGATTCAGGAATGGTACACCTGAAGCAGAGATTCTTGTGATACCTCTGCGCTGGAATCCGGTTACCGGAGAACTCCAGAAGCTCGTCTCACTGAAGATCAGACTGGAAACCGCTCCACTTGATGAAAGACCATTCTGCAGCGGGGCAAAAGATGACGATTTCAGGAGAATGCTTATTGTCACTGATTCTTCACTTGAATCAATCTTCCAGCTGCTTGCTGATCGAAGAACTGATCAGGGTATTCTTACAGAAGTCATAACTATGAACGTGATCTACTCAATGTCCTCCGGAAGAGACAATGCTGAAAAACTCCGTAACTTCGTGAAGGATTACTATACTCTGAACGGTCTTGATTTCCTTCTTCTTGGTGGAGATACGAATCTGGTGCCGTTCAGGTTCGCTTACGCGATGACCTGCGAAGCAGGATATGCTTCCCGCGAGGATAGTCTGCCCTGTGATCTGTACTTCTCCGATCTGGACGGAACCTGGGATGCCAATCTGAATAATATTTTCGGCGAAATAGCTGATGAGGTTGACCTGCATCCGGACATCTTCGTTGGAAGAGCAACTGTTGAGAATACAACAGAAGCACAGACATTCGTGAATAACATCGCCGCGTACGAAGACTGCTACAAAGATGATTTCTATCAGGATGTTCTGTTCCTTGCCGCGGTACTGTGGACGAACCCCTATACCAATTCGGGAGAGAGCAAGGATTATATCGATGAACAGTTCCTCCCTGATTATCTGAACATCACAAAGCTCTATCAGGCTCTGGGTAACGAAAATCTGTCAACGACAATGGCAGCATTGAACGCGGGACAGAATCTGGTAAACCATGATGGACACGCATGGTATTCATCCCTCGGAGTGGGTGATGACTACATGGGCTATGACGATATGGACGCCATCAATTCAGATGGAAGGTTTTCCGCTGTAATGTACTCGATAGGCTGCTGGAGCGCTGCTTTCGATTTCGACGCCATTGCTGAGCATTTCATTACGAATTCCGGAGGAGGAGGTGTCGGGTTTATAGGTAACTCCAGTTATGGATGGGGTTCTCCCGGTAATCCCCTTTACGGTTATTCAGATGCTCTTGATCAGCTTTTCTTTGATTACCTCTACAGTAACTGGTCTCTCACCCTTGGGGAACTGCTGGCATACACAAAAGAGTATTTTATTCCGTACAGCCAGTGGGAGAACGTGTACAGATGGCATCAGTACGATGTTAATCTTCTGGGTGATCCCTCCTTTAGACCGTACAGAACAGATCCTCTGGAAATTGAAGTACTGTGTCCGGATATTGTCACTACTAATACTTCAATCTTCCCCGTACAGATTACAGGAGCCGATCCTGAGGGGTTGACCGTCTGTATTCATGATGATGGGGACTACTGGAACACTGCAGAACTCGATGCGACTGGTCATGTGGATTTCATCTTTTCCGATCCGGTTATTGGAAGCGTAACTCTGACCGTTACCGGACCGGGAATCAGAAGAACATCACTTATTATTGAACAGGCATCAGGACCTGACCCTGTCATTTCTCAATTGCTTGTAGACGATACAGCCGGCCTGGGACACCTTTCCCCCGGATGCTCTGCCGATCTTGATATCACGCTCCTGAATCAGGGCAATGAGGATCTTACAGATGTTGTGATCAGCATTACTTCAATAAGCGGTCCTGCAACTCTGATCCAGAGTACAAGTTCCTTTGGCGGTATTCCAGCAGGAAGTGAGTCGACCGGATCCCCGCTCCTGGCGCTTAACGTGAACAGTTCCTCTGAAACCGGTTCAGTCGTCACACTTAACGGGCAGCTTGTTTCCAGCCAGGGCACCTGGGAAATTTCCATACCTCTTCTGGTTTATGCTCCCGGTCTATACTTCACAACGTACTCAGTTGATGATGACACGGGCGGAAACGCGAACGGGATACCGGAACCGGGTGAAACATTCCAGCTGGATGTCAATATCGCTAATCTGGGTCTCTTAACCGCAAGTGATGTAGCAGTACGGATGACTGAATATCCAACATGGGTCTCCTGGCCGCAGGATTCAGCCTGGGTTGATTCGATTCCTGAAGACAGCACAAGAACATTCTCATTCATATGCGAACTTTCGTCCGGCGCTCCTTCCCCGTCTTTTCCCTGGTTCTATTTTGATATTCTCTCGGAGACCACATTATATGCTACAGTGGATACTCTGAGACTGACTGTAGGTGAAACAGGGATTTCAGATGATGTTGAGTCGGGCGCTGCGGGCTGGACGCATTCGGGAACGAATGACATGTGGAATATCACAGACTCCGAGAGTCATTCCCCCAGCCATTCATGGCACTGCGGCGATGCCGGCGGCTACGTGAATAACATGGACTGCGGGCTGCTATCCCCTGAACTGATACTTGCGCCAGCTGCTTCAATGGAGTTCTGGACTACTTTTGATGTGGCAATCTATGGCAGTGACGGCATTTATCTGATTATCCATGATCTCGATTCAAGTACATCGGATACTCTTGCTTTCATAGGATCAGGCGGGGCTCTGGGTCCAGGCGGCAAAGGAAATGGAACAGGCTGGGTCCCTTATTCATATGATCTCTCCATGTTTGATGCGGGTACCAATATTCAGGTTGAGTTCCGATTCAAAACAGACAATGACAGTGATACAGGGATTGGTTTCTTTATTGATGATATCACAATTGAAGGAGCCTACACAGGATATACGGGTATTTCAGGCAGATCCCCCATACCGGTTTCACCTATGGGATTTCCCTTCCCCAATCCATCACATGAAAGTGTAAATGTTCATCTGTTCTCTGGAAATCAGCAGAACTGGACACTTGGTCTGTACAACATCTGTGGAAGACTTGTTCTCGAAACGAAGGGGACATCCCCGATAAATGCTTCACTGAACCTGAATGTCTCCGATCTTGAGCCGGGTATATACTTCCTTCGTTTTTCAGCTGAAAGCGATACTTCCAGAAGGCTGGTTATTCTCAGGTAG
- a CDS encoding YncE family protein, whose amino-acid sequence MKCYVSIVIVLLILSCGDSPTGPVGPDYPTASILTAVFTGDWFPPDTSKGTSNDIQLTWTVCPDSSFWKYTLYRSYTPDIESLPDSAEIIHIIFETSDTVYTDLHTSWDTRFYYAVRTSDQDTLVSWSNEVSVDIPSQNTFGGPDSLVKTVDVGSGPGGICCLPSGSYVYVACYFGNSVYVLDTYDYSVFTSIPVSGGPMDVCSSSNHVFVSCGNGDEVQAIMTSDNTVENSVSVGNSPVGLCITPDEEYVYVCCYGSDEVWCLDASSLSVVDVINVGNGPWDICCLPSGEYVYLTNRLEGSVTAIRVSDNEVVSTWNVASEPVGICSSITGEHVYVCDYSENSVLYIRTINGTVEASPDVGMGPICVSIIPNGSIAYVSCYQEDRIYFLDLSSGTAVGYIPTDIRPNGICSVPSGEQVYFTNSISSTVSVLGYSGPRWL is encoded by the coding sequence ATGAAATGTTATGTATCTATTGTAATTGTGTTGTTGATTCTCTCCTGCGGGGACAGTCCAACCGGACCTGTTGGTCCTGATTATCCCACGGCATCGATTCTTACCGCTGTGTTCACAGGTGATTGGTTCCCCCCTGATACATCCAAGGGCACAAGCAACGATATTCAACTTACGTGGACCGTGTGCCCGGACAGTTCCTTCTGGAAGTATACGCTCTACAGATCATATACACCCGATATTGAATCGCTTCCTGATTCAGCGGAGATCATTCACATTATCTTTGAAACTTCAGATACTGTATACACAGACCTCCATACCTCCTGGGACACCAGGTTCTACTACGCAGTCAGGACATCTGACCAGGATACCCTTGTTTCATGGAGCAACGAGGTGTCGGTAGATATCCCTTCGCAGAACACATTCGGAGGTCCGGACTCTCTCGTTAAGACTGTAGATGTGGGATCGGGTCCGGGAGGCATCTGCTGCCTGCCTTCAGGGAGTTACGTGTACGTTGCATGCTACTTCGGAAACAGCGTTTACGTGCTGGATACTTACGACTATTCAGTATTTACCTCTATTCCGGTCAGTGGCGGGCCCATGGATGTCTGCTCCTCCTCTAACCATGTGTTCGTATCATGCGGCAACGGTGATGAAGTACAGGCAATCATGACTTCCGACAATACTGTTGAGAATTCAGTATCTGTCGGTAATTCCCCGGTAGGATTGTGTATTACCCCGGATGAGGAGTATGTCTACGTCTGCTGTTACGGCAGCGACGAGGTTTGGTGCCTTGATGCTTCCAGTCTTTCAGTTGTTGATGTGATCAATGTTGGAAACGGTCCCTGGGATATTTGCTGCCTTCCCTCCGGTGAATACGTCTACCTTACAAACCGGCTTGAAGGAAGTGTAACGGCTATAAGGGTATCTGACAACGAAGTCGTATCAACATGGAATGTGGCTTCTGAACCTGTCGGCATATGTTCCTCGATAACAGGTGAACATGTTTATGTCTGTGATTATTCCGAAAACAGCGTACTGTATATTCGAACCATTAATGGAACTGTTGAGGCGAGCCCGGATGTGGGTATGGGTCCAATCTGTGTATCGATCATTCCCAATGGAAGTATCGCCTACGTATCCTGTTATCAGGAAGACAGGATTTACTTCCTTGATCTTTCAAGCGGGACTGCAGTGGGTTACATACCCACGGATATCCGCCCCAACGGGATCTGTTCAGTACCTTCCGGGGAACAGGTGTACTTTACGAACAGTATATCAAGTACGGTCAGTGTGCTCGGGTACAGCGGCCCGAGGTGGCTGTAG
- a CDS encoding T9SS type A sorting domain-containing protein produces the protein MDFNSDGIFDIVVGDRNGYVNYFRGTATSVLTTEPDIKANGTTIDVGNSSAPVIVDWNEDGLLDLILGQESTSPGSVRLYLNSGTPENHAFTTYTWIQSSSSNISWSRCTPQVVDINLDGKKDLICGENNGKLAFYENVGTNASPVFSGYEYLESNGSDIDIYYGSRLWVNDWDEDGLLDLLVSDYNGWVYLYPGIPTGIEDEAGTGFNSTCELSISGSPTNGYFSMNILLDADSDVKFRIYSADGRIVSESGTAQLTAGEHEFGFDISGEPSGIYYVQIDTGSIIMSGSVIRIP, from the coding sequence GTGGATTTCAACAGCGATGGTATTTTCGACATCGTGGTGGGTGACAGAAACGGATACGTCAATTATTTCCGCGGCACCGCTACAAGTGTGTTGACAACGGAACCGGATATTAAAGCAAATGGAACGACCATTGATGTAGGAAACAGTTCCGCTCCGGTAATTGTTGACTGGAATGAGGACGGGCTTCTCGATCTTATTCTGGGGCAGGAGAGTACATCTCCGGGAAGTGTTCGTCTATATCTGAACAGCGGAACACCGGAAAACCATGCATTCACCACATACACCTGGATCCAGAGCAGCAGTTCAAATATCTCATGGTCCCGCTGCACTCCGCAGGTTGTAGATATCAACCTGGATGGCAAGAAGGATCTTATCTGCGGCGAAAACAACGGAAAACTGGCTTTCTACGAGAACGTTGGAACCAATGCATCACCGGTATTCAGCGGTTATGAGTACCTGGAAAGTAACGGATCTGACATTGATATCTACTACGGATCAAGACTCTGGGTTAATGACTGGGACGAAGACGGACTCCTCGATCTCCTTGTGAGCGATTACAATGGCTGGGTTTATCTGTATCCCGGTATTCCTACAGGGATCGAAGATGAAGCGGGCACCGGGTTTAATTCCACCTGTGAATTGAGCATATCCGGAAGCCCCACAAACGGCTATTTCAGTATGAATATTCTTCTTGATGCAGACAGCGATGTTAAATTCCGGATATACTCCGCTGACGGCAGGATTGTATCCGAATCCGGAACTGCTCAGCTCACTGCCGGTGAGCACGAATTTGGCTTCGATATATCCGGTGAACCGTCCGGCATATACTACGTTCAGATTGATACCGGAAGCATAATCATGTCAGGAAGTGTGATTCGGATTCCATAA
- a CDS encoding endonuclease III, whose translation MRRTERVALLLEMLPVLYPNARCLLDYDGKPERLLIATILSARTTDAAVNRVTPHLWVKVGNIQGLSQSRRELIEEIVHPLGFFRSKARSIQEAAAWLTVHNETVPGTIDELITIPGVGRKTANVILGEVFHKPSIIVDTHVSRLSLRLDLTRNTQPAKIEADLKKLLPKDRWTSFSHQIGFHGRQVCLSRKPKCSNCDFNGFCPKKGV comes from the coding sequence TTGAGAAGAACTGAACGGGTCGCTCTCCTGCTCGAAATGCTTCCTGTACTGTACCCGAATGCAAGGTGCCTTCTGGATTACGATGGAAAGCCTGAAAGACTTCTAATCGCTACTATTCTCTCGGCAAGGACCACTGACGCTGCTGTTAACAGAGTCACACCGCATCTGTGGGTAAAAGTCGGAAATATTCAAGGACTTTCCCAATCTCGCAGAGAACTAATTGAAGAAATAGTTCATCCTCTGGGTTTCTTTCGATCCAAGGCAAGATCGATACAGGAAGCTGCTGCCTGGCTGACAGTACATAACGAAACGGTGCCGGGGACAATTGATGAACTCATAACCATTCCCGGTGTCGGGCGAAAAACCGCAAACGTCATTTTAGGAGAAGTATTTCATAAGCCTTCGATTATTGTCGATACTCATGTAAGCAGACTCTCACTGAGACTTGATCTGACAAGAAATACGCAACCCGCTAAGATTGAAGCTGATTTAAAGAAACTGCTTCCGAAAGACCGCTGGACATCCTTCAGCCATCAGATCGGTTTCCACGGCAGACAGGTCTGTCTGTCCAGAAAACCGAAATGTTCAAACTGTGACTTCAATGGATTCTGCCCAAAGAAGGGCGTATAA